From a region of the Pseudomonas fulva 12-X genome:
- a CDS encoding class I SAM-dependent methyltransferase — translation MSKSRSIELAFSGKYDLQHAQSYLHKHQDGLARRLSHWRDVQVGRSALRLAGEPNLVLDLPCGAGRFWPLLAEQPNRVILAADNSADMLATALAAQPPEVVGRVQTFKTSAFDIALGDNAVDCVFCIRLLHHFQSTEHRLAALREFHRVTRDTVIVSLWVDGNYKAWRRNRLEKRRGAGENRFVVRREQIESEFREAGFQILGHRDFLPGYAMWRTYVVRKR, via the coding sequence ATGTCCAAATCCCGTTCCATCGAACTGGCCTTTTCCGGCAAATACGACCTGCAGCACGCCCAGAGCTACCTACACAAGCATCAGGACGGCCTGGCCAGACGCCTGTCGCACTGGCGCGACGTGCAGGTCGGGCGCAGCGCCCTGCGTCTGGCCGGCGAGCCCAATCTGGTACTGGACCTGCCCTGTGGCGCGGGCCGCTTCTGGCCGCTGCTTGCCGAGCAGCCGAACCGGGTGATCCTGGCTGCCGACAACTCGGCCGACATGCTCGCCACCGCCCTCGCCGCCCAACCGCCGGAAGTGGTCGGCCGAGTGCAGACCTTCAAGACCTCCGCCTTCGATATCGCCCTGGGCGACAACGCGGTGGACTGCGTGTTCTGCATTCGCCTGCTGCATCACTTCCAATCAACAGAACACCGTTTGGCGGCATTACGTGAATTTCACCGAGTAACTCGTGATACGGTGATCGTTTCGCTATGGGTCGATGGCAACTACAAGGCCTGGCGGCGCAACCGCCTGGAGAAACGCCGCGGCGCGGGCGAGAACCGCTTCGTGGTGCGCCGCGAGCAGATCGAATCCGAATTTCGTGAAGCGGGATTCCAGATTCTCGGCCATCGGGATTTCCTGCCCGGCTATGCCATGTGGCGAACCTATGTAGTGCGCAAACGTTAG
- a CDS encoding sensor histidine kinase: protein MQSKQPFRRRILIAFVTMTILVSGVFSLSIVAIVHLIEEHLVSEGLSLELDVVMQQDLQNGQQPRLDSRTRFFASTYPQYAIPKRYAHKPEGFSESFEGDQAYYVFTRLIRGDRYVLVQDQSEFERRERVLFNVVLAGFLLSVLCALVLGWFISQRVMQPVSRLANQVRHRDQLLPLAPAMAPEYADDEVGQLAAAFDSTLGRLRQSLERERLFTSDVSHELRTPLMVIGSSCELLLQADLQPPQRKQVERIERASAEMQDLVQTFLQLARVKGNESLFAGSASLRQIADEQVDTWATLMAEKGLDFSLEVQGHNEDVYNPTLLRTVMANLLRNAWHYTESGFVKLTLQADGFRVDDSGVGIPEQQHAQIFDPFVRGEQARGEGLGLGLSLVKRICAHQGWQITVRSLPVAGSCFEVKLRPAI, encoded by the coding sequence ATGCAAAGTAAGCAGCCCTTTCGCCGGCGCATCCTGATCGCCTTCGTGACCATGACCATTCTGGTCAGCGGGGTATTTTCCCTGAGCATCGTGGCCATCGTGCACCTGATCGAGGAGCACCTGGTGTCCGAGGGGCTGTCCCTGGAGCTGGACGTGGTGATGCAGCAGGATCTGCAAAATGGCCAGCAACCGCGGCTGGATTCACGCACCCGTTTCTTCGCCTCCACCTACCCGCAATACGCGATTCCCAAGCGCTACGCCCACAAGCCCGAGGGCTTCAGCGAAAGCTTCGAAGGCGACCAGGCGTATTACGTGTTCACCCGGCTGATCAGGGGTGATCGCTACGTGCTGGTGCAGGACCAGAGCGAGTTCGAACGGCGCGAGCGGGTGCTGTTCAACGTGGTGCTGGCGGGCTTTCTGCTGTCGGTGCTGTGCGCCCTGGTGCTGGGCTGGTTCATCTCGCAGCGGGTCATGCAGCCCGTCAGCCGCCTGGCCAATCAGGTGCGCCATCGCGACCAGCTGCTGCCTCTGGCACCGGCCATGGCGCCGGAATATGCCGACGACGAAGTGGGCCAGCTGGCAGCTGCCTTCGACAGTACCCTGGGCCGCCTGCGCCAGTCCCTGGAGCGCGAGCGGCTGTTCACCAGTGACGTCAGCCACGAGCTGCGCACGCCGCTGATGGTCATCGGCAGTTCCTGCGAATTGCTGCTGCAGGCCGACCTGCAACCGCCCCAGCGCAAGCAGGTCGAGCGCATCGAGCGCGCCAGCGCCGAGATGCAGGACCTGGTGCAGACCTTCCTGCAACTGGCCCGGGTCAAGGGCAACGAAAGCCTGTTCGCTGGCAGCGCCAGCCTGCGGCAGATCGCCGACGAGCAGGTGGACACCTGGGCGACGCTGATGGCCGAAAAGGGCCTGGATTTCAGCCTCGAGGTGCAGGGGCACAACGAGGACGTCTACAACCCCACGCTGCTGCGCACGGTGATGGCCAACCTGCTGCGTAATGCCTGGCACTACACCGAAAGCGGCTTCGTGAAACTGACCCTGCAGGCGGACGGCTTTCGCGTCGACGACAGCGGCGTCGGCATTCCAGAACAGCAGCATGCGCAGATCTTCGACCCCTTCGTGCGCGGCGAACAGGCCCGCGGCGAGGGCCTGGGGCTGGGCCTGTCGCTGGTCAAGCGCATCTGCGCCCATCAGGGCTGGCAGATCACCGTGCGCAGCCTGCCGGTGGCCGGCAGTTGTTTCGAGGTGAAACTGCGGCCGGCCATCTGA
- a CDS encoding response regulator transcription factor, which produces MRILVIEDNRDILANILDYLQLKGYTADCAQDGLSGLHLATQGHYDLIVLDIMLPGLDGYQLCRRLREEARSSIPILMLTARDALEDRLQGLSAGADDYLIKPFALSELVARIEAILRRSQGNRRRLLEVADLAYDLDMLSVTRAGQPIKLNPLGMKLLMILMQRSPAVVRREALEEALWGDDCPDSDSLRSHVHQLRQAIDKPFATALLHTVHGVGYRLAANPDAK; this is translated from the coding sequence ATGCGCATTCTGGTGATCGAAGACAACCGCGACATCCTGGCCAATATCCTCGATTACCTGCAGCTCAAGGGGTACACGGCCGACTGCGCCCAGGACGGGTTGAGCGGCCTGCACCTGGCCACGCAAGGGCACTACGACCTGATCGTGCTGGACATCATGCTGCCCGGGCTGGACGGCTATCAGCTGTGCCGCCGCCTGCGTGAAGAAGCGCGCAGCAGCATCCCGATCCTCATGCTCACCGCCCGCGATGCCCTGGAAGATCGCCTGCAGGGCCTGAGCGCCGGCGCCGACGATTACCTGATCAAGCCCTTCGCGCTGTCCGAGCTGGTAGCGCGCATCGAAGCCATTTTGCGCCGGTCCCAGGGCAATCGCCGGCGTTTGCTGGAAGTCGCGGACCTTGCCTACGACCTGGACATGCTCAGCGTGACCCGCGCCGGGCAACCCATCAAACTCAACCCGCTGGGCATGAAGCTGTTGATGATCCTGATGCAGCGCTCGCCCGCCGTGGTGCGCCGCGAGGCGCTGGAAGAGGCCCTGTGGGGCGACGACTGCCCCGACAGCGACAGCCTGCGCAGCCACGTGCACCAGTTGCGCCAGGCCATCGACAAGCCTTTCGCCACCGCCCTGCTGCACACCGTGCATGGCGTGGGCTACCGGCTGGCGGCGAACCCCGATGCAAAGTAA
- a CDS encoding LTA synthase family protein, giving the protein MPQLRYAQLRYLAIVLLAWTTFFLLTRGALLIAHWSDASAGPLEILRIFAVGLVYDMTFLLYAALPLGLYLLLCPQRLWRSRAHGVFLHLLLGISLFVMLFTATAEWLFWDEFGVRFNFIAVDYLVYSEEVINNILESYPVYPLIAALALVAVFLAVALRSPVSRALNAPLMPRKKALGAWSLLLAVSLLATLAINQNVPRGLGGNAYQNELASNGPFQFFAAFRNNELDYMKFYATLPDEKVGSLLRQEVAESNARFVNDDAEDIRRVIDNPGPEQRHNVVLVTVESLSARYLGAFGDPRGLTPNLDALSKQSLFFSNLYATGTRTDRGLEAITLSMPPTPGRSIVKRIGRESGYASLGQQFRAKGYDSVFIYGGRGYFDNMNAFFGGNGYRIVDQSSVPSDEMVFQNAWGMSDEDLYAQTLRVADVEHAAGKPFFLQLMTTSNHRPYTYPEGRIDIPSGKGRDGALKYTDYAIGRFLAEAKSKPWFANTLFVFVADHTAGSAGKEDLPVANYHIPMFIYAPGTIQPAEVIRLTSQIDIAPTLLGLLGFDYTSTFFGHNVLRDDAPPGRALIGNYQHLGLFDGQNLAILSPKRAMRRHDDALGISREQTTTKADPLMARDIAYYQGASHGFTHNLLSWQPEQSAAVAVKP; this is encoded by the coding sequence ATGCCACAGCTCCGCTACGCCCAACTACGTTATCTCGCCATTGTCCTGCTGGCCTGGACAACGTTTTTCCTGCTGACCCGTGGCGCGCTGCTGATCGCCCACTGGAGCGACGCCAGCGCCGGCCCGCTTGAGATCCTGCGCATCTTCGCGGTGGGGCTGGTCTATGACATGACCTTCCTGCTGTACGCCGCGCTGCCCCTGGGGCTGTACTTGCTCCTCTGCCCGCAGCGGCTGTGGCGCAGCCGCGCCCATGGCGTATTCCTGCACCTGCTGCTGGGCATCAGCCTGTTCGTGATGCTGTTCACCGCCACCGCCGAGTGGCTGTTCTGGGACGAGTTCGGCGTGCGCTTCAACTTCATCGCCGTGGATTACCTGGTGTACTCCGAGGAGGTGATCAACAACATCCTCGAGTCCTACCCGGTGTATCCGCTGATCGCGGCGCTCGCCCTGGTAGCGGTGTTCCTGGCTGTGGCCTTGAGGAGCCCGGTGAGCCGGGCGCTGAATGCGCCGTTGATGCCGCGCAAGAAGGCCCTGGGCGCCTGGAGCCTGCTGCTGGCCGTGTCTCTGCTGGCGACCCTGGCGATCAACCAGAACGTGCCCCGTGGCCTCGGTGGTAACGCCTACCAGAACGAGCTGGCCAGCAACGGCCCGTTCCAGTTCTTCGCGGCTTTTCGCAACAACGAACTGGACTACATGAAGTTCTACGCCACCCTGCCCGATGAGAAGGTTGGCTCGCTGCTGCGCCAGGAAGTGGCCGAAAGCAACGCGCGCTTCGTCAACGACGACGCCGAGGACATCCGCCGGGTGATCGACAACCCCGGCCCCGAGCAGCGCCACAACGTGGTGCTGGTCACCGTCGAGAGCCTGAGCGCACGCTACCTGGGCGCCTTCGGCGACCCCCGCGGCCTGACGCCGAACCTCGATGCACTGAGCAAGCAGAGCCTGTTCTTCAGCAACCTGTACGCCACCGGCACCCGCACCGACCGTGGCCTGGAAGCCATCACCCTGTCGATGCCACCAACGCCCGGGCGCTCGATCGTCAAGCGCATCGGCCGCGAATCCGGTTACGCCAGCCTTGGCCAGCAGTTCCGCGCCAAGGGCTACGACAGCGTGTTCATCTACGGTGGCCGCGGTTATTTCGACAACATGAACGCCTTCTTCGGTGGCAACGGTTACCGGATCGTCGACCAGAGCAGCGTCCCCAGCGACGAGATGGTCTTCCAGAACGCCTGGGGCATGAGCGACGAGGACCTCTACGCGCAGACCCTGCGCGTCGCCGATGTCGAGCATGCCGCCGGCAAGCCGTTCTTCCTGCAGCTGATGACCACCTCCAACCACCGCCCGTACACCTACCCGGAGGGGCGTATCGACATCCCGTCCGGCAAGGGCCGCGATGGCGCGCTGAAGTACACCGACTACGCCATCGGCCGTTTCCTCGCCGAGGCAAAGAGCAAGCCCTGGTTCGCCAACACCCTGTTCGTGTTCGTCGCCGACCACACCGCGGGCAGCGCTGGCAAGGAAGATCTGCCGGTAGCCAACTATCACATCCCGATGTTCATCTACGCCCCCGGCACCATCCAGCCTGCCGAGGTCATCAGGCTGACCAGCCAGATCGACATCGCGCCGACCCTGCTGGGCCTGCTGGGCTTCGATTACACCTCGACCTTCTTCGGCCATAACGTGCTGCGTGACGACGCGCCGCCCGGCCGTGCGCTGATCGGCAACTACCAGCACCTGGGCCTGTTCGACGGCCAGAACCTGGCGATTCTCAGCCCCAAACGGGCCATGCGCCGCCACGACGACGCTCTGGGCATCAGCCGTGAGCAGACGACCACCAAGGCCGACCCGCTGATGGCCCGCGATATCGCCTATTACCAGGGCGCCAGCCACGGCTTTACCCACAACCTGCTGAGCTGGCAGCCCGAGCAATCGGCCGCCGTGGCGGTCAAGCCATGA
- a CDS encoding phosphatase PAP2 family protein: protein MSSARHPSRFFDFRLWLGLPLGLMALLLVLDPKPLDFALAEILYDPVTGFIGGRSSWLENVLHDQVKILVICLGVACILAFLLSLLPVRLRSWRRELGYLVLALGLSTSIVPPLKTLTAVQCPWSLTQFGGHEAFSPLIGERPVTDKPGRCWPGGHASTGFSLLALYFALRDRRPRLSRWALGFALTLGCVLSFGRMMQGAHFLSHNLWTLLLDWVIAVVGYRVLLYRTVSRPALPSPVISRELRG, encoded by the coding sequence ATGTCATCGGCTCGCCACCCGTCGCGGTTCTTCGACTTTCGCCTGTGGCTGGGGCTGCCGCTGGGCCTGATGGCCCTGCTGCTGGTGCTCGACCCCAAGCCGCTGGACTTCGCCCTGGCCGAAATCCTCTACGACCCGGTCACGGGCTTCATCGGCGGGCGCAGTTCCTGGCTGGAGAACGTGCTGCATGACCAGGTCAAGATCCTGGTGATCTGCCTGGGCGTGGCCTGCATCCTCGCCTTTCTGCTCAGCCTGCTGCCGGTGCGGCTGCGCAGTTGGCGCCGCGAACTGGGCTATCTGGTGCTGGCGCTGGGGCTGTCGACCAGCATCGTGCCGCCGCTCAAGACCCTGACCGCCGTGCAATGTCCCTGGAGCCTCACCCAGTTTGGCGGCCACGAGGCGTTCAGCCCGCTGATCGGCGAGCGCCCGGTTACCGACAAGCCCGGCCGCTGCTGGCCGGGAGGCCACGCCTCCACCGGGTTTTCCCTGCTGGCGCTGTACTTCGCCCTGCGTGACCGCCGCCCGCGTCTGTCGCGCTGGGCGCTGGGGTTCGCCCTGACCCTGGGCTGCGTGCTGTCGTTCGGACGGATGATGCAGGGCGCGCATTTTCTCTCCCACAACCTGTGGACGTTGCTGCTCGACTGGGTGATCGCTGTGGTGGGCTACCGCGTGCTGCTCTATCGCACGGTGTCCCGGCCGGCGTTGCCCTCGCCGGTAATCTCTAGGGAGCTGCGCGGATGA
- a CDS encoding dual specificity protein phosphatase family protein produces the protein MKALNMRALLLAIFLCVPGGPAWSAMQSPAADLQWATPVEKSFNLYRMQPDLYRSALPKANQQGELQRLKIATVISFYQRSDTEWLSDPNIRLIHQPLHADRVDDADVLQALRSIREAQALGPVLIHCKHGQNRTGLIAAMYRIVYQGWSKQQAIAEMRGGGFGGQERFEDAERYVREVDLTRFGQALASGACSTSPWAYCALRDKLLDAFNE, from the coding sequence ATGAAAGCCCTGAATATGCGTGCACTGCTGCTGGCCATCTTCCTGTGTGTTCCTGGCGGACCTGCCTGGAGCGCCATGCAGAGCCCGGCGGCTGATCTGCAATGGGCGACGCCCGTGGAGAAGAGCTTCAACCTCTACCGCATGCAGCCCGACCTGTACCGCAGTGCGCTGCCCAAGGCGAATCAGCAGGGCGAGCTGCAGCGCCTGAAGATCGCCACGGTGATCAGCTTCTACCAGCGCAGCGATACCGAGTGGCTGAGTGACCCGAACATTCGCCTGATCCACCAGCCGCTGCACGCCGACCGCGTCGACGATGCCGATGTGCTGCAGGCGCTGCGCAGCATCCGCGAGGCGCAGGCGCTTGGCCCGGTGCTGATCCATTGCAAGCACGGGCAGAACCGTACCGGGCTGATCGCTGCCATGTACCGCATCGTCTACCAGGGTTGGAGCAAGCAGCAGGCGATTGCCGAGATGCGCGGTGGCGGTTTCGGCGGCCAGGAACGTTTCGAGGACGCCGAGCGCTACGTACGCGAGGTCGACCTGACGCGCTTCGGCCAAGCCCTGGCCAGCGGCGCTTGCAGCACCAGCCCGTGGGCGTACTGCGCGTTGCGCGACAAACTGCTCGACGCGTTCAACGAATAG
- the chrA gene encoding chromate efflux transporter, whose amino-acid sequence MPATPTEDRSPWSILLIFLRLGLTSFGGPVAHLGYFRQEFVIRRGWLSEAAYAELIAIAQFMPGAASSKVGMAIGLSQAGYRGALAAWLGFTLPSALLLMAFALGLAGQGDALASGALHGLKIVAVAIVAQAVWGMARALCPDTQRRVLMLVAATVALLVPGAFGQLAIILGAGLAGVVLLDTKAQTLADPLPIAISRRAGALWLALFGVLLVGLPLLAHVADSPLLSLFEVFYRTGALVFGGGHVMLPLLQAEVVPNGWLGNDLFLAGYGATQAMPGPLFTFAAFLGTAIAGVVGGLLCLLAIFAPSFLLLVGVLPFWAGLRTRPRLQAALAGVNAGVVGLLLATLYQPVGTSAVGSVLDLALVLLALVALMVGKLPPWLVVVTGALVGWLVL is encoded by the coding sequence ATGCCCGCCACCCCAACCGAAGACCGCAGCCCCTGGTCGATCTTGCTGATCTTCCTGCGCCTGGGGCTCACCTCTTTCGGCGGGCCGGTCGCCCATCTCGGCTACTTTCGCCAGGAATTCGTCATTCGCCGCGGCTGGTTGAGCGAGGCGGCCTATGCGGAGCTGATCGCCATCGCCCAGTTCATGCCGGGGGCTGCCAGCAGTAAGGTCGGCATGGCCATCGGCCTGTCGCAGGCCGGCTACCGCGGTGCGCTGGCCGCCTGGCTCGGCTTCACGCTGCCATCTGCACTCCTGCTGATGGCTTTCGCTCTGGGCCTGGCAGGGCAGGGCGATGCCCTGGCTTCCGGCGCCCTGCATGGCCTGAAGATCGTCGCCGTCGCCATCGTCGCCCAGGCGGTGTGGGGCATGGCGCGCGCCTTGTGCCCGGATACGCAACGGCGAGTATTGATGCTAGTGGCGGCGACTGTCGCGCTGCTGGTGCCGGGCGCTTTCGGACAGTTGGCGATAATTCTCGGTGCGGGGCTCGCGGGCGTTGTCTTGCTCGATACCAAAGCGCAGACCCTGGCCGATCCGCTGCCGATTGCCATCAGCCGCCGCGCCGGCGCGTTGTGGCTGGCGCTGTTCGGTGTGTTGCTGGTCGGCCTGCCGTTGCTGGCTCATGTTGCCGATAGCCCGCTGCTCAGCCTGTTCGAGGTGTTCTACCGAACCGGCGCCCTGGTATTCGGCGGCGGCCATGTGATGCTGCCGCTGCTGCAGGCCGAGGTGGTGCCCAACGGCTGGCTGGGTAACGACCTGTTCCTGGCCGGCTACGGCGCCACCCAGGCGATGCCGGGACCGCTGTTCACCTTCGCCGCCTTTCTCGGCACGGCCATCGCCGGTGTGGTGGGCGGGCTGCTGTGTCTGCTGGCGATCTTCGCGCCGTCATTTCTGCTGCTGGTCGGTGTGCTGCCGTTCTGGGCAGGGCTGCGCACCCGGCCACGCTTGCAGGCGGCGCTGGCGGGAGTGAATGCCGGGGTGGTCGGCCTGCTGCTGGCCACGCTCTATCAGCCGGTGGGCACCAGCGCCGTTGGCAGTGTGCTGGATCTGGCCTTGGTGCTGCTTGCCCTGGTGGCGCTAATGGTTGGCAAGCTGCCGCCGTGGCTGGTTGTCGTCACTGGTGCGCTGGTCGGCTGGCTTGTACTGTGA
- a CDS encoding DUF6434 domain-containing protein gives MYCDGLDHPFDWHGGTITRDTPVGSDYRNTQNVRRFMTQQCGAAFRFDRPFMAWIRSGAPQTIGDLVYEWQRRNGAAGA, from the coding sequence TTGTACTGTGACGGCCTTGACCATCCTTTCGATTGGCACGGCGGCACCATCACCCGCGACACCCCGGTAGGCAGCGATTACCGCAACACCCAGAACGTGCGCCGTTTCATGACGCAGCAGTGCGGCGCTGCGTTTCGTTTCGACCGGCCGTTCATGGCCTGGATTCGCAGCGGCGCGCCGCAAACCATCGGCGATCTGGTGTATGAGTGGCAGCGGCGTAATGGCGCTGCCGGGGCGTGA
- a CDS encoding HAD family hydrolase encodes MPPKPPIELLICDCDGVLIDSEIIAEHHLHSALAEHYPAHELEVVLAGTFGLQTADIIARAEAHFGKPLPEGFLEKNRAITKALVREQGQPIAGVREALMQIDLPLAVASNSNADALAFALQRCELTERVTVGAFSADQVERPKPAPDLYLLAAERAGVDPSRCLVVEDSATGATAALTAGMQVIGFLGASHIPPEHGETLRQLGVHHLIGRMSELPALVQSLRHGSD; translated from the coding sequence ATGCCGCCGAAACCGCCCATCGAACTGCTGATCTGCGACTGCGACGGCGTACTGATCGACAGCGAGATCATCGCCGAGCACCACCTGCACTCGGCGCTGGCCGAGCACTACCCGGCCCATGAGCTGGAAGTGGTGCTGGCCGGCACCTTCGGCCTGCAGACCGCTGACATCATCGCCCGCGCCGAGGCGCATTTCGGCAAACCGCTACCCGAAGGTTTCCTGGAAAAGAACCGCGCCATCACCAAGGCGCTGGTCCGCGAACAGGGGCAGCCGATTGCCGGCGTGCGCGAGGCGCTGATGCAGATCGACCTGCCGCTGGCCGTGGCCTCCAACAGCAATGCCGATGCTCTAGCCTTCGCCCTGCAGCGCTGCGAGCTGACCGAGCGCGTCACTGTTGGCGCCTTCAGTGCCGATCAGGTCGAGCGACCGAAGCCGGCGCCGGATCTTTACTTGCTGGCCGCCGAACGCGCTGGCGTCGACCCGAGCCGCTGCCTGGTGGTCGAGGACAGCGCCACCGGCGCTACCGCGGCGCTGACCGCCGGCATGCAGGTAATCGGTTTTCTCGGCGCCAGCCACATTCCACCCGAGCATGGCGAAACCCTGCGCCAACTGGGCGTGCACCACCTGATCGGGCGTATGAGCGAGCTGCCGGCGCTGGTGCAGAGCCTGCGCCACGGCAGCGACTAG
- a CDS encoding APC family permease — protein MSARAITREPGLSVIDGVAMLVGVVIGVGIFGFPPLVAQHADNTVVYIGLWLAGGLVMLVGALCYAELGAGYPDRGGEYHYLNLAWGRQVSLLFAWARGTVIQTGAIAVVAFIYGDYAQRLLPLGEYGSAWHATLVVLALTALNVLGTYESKRLQVLFTGITLLALVTVILAGLLLAEPVADVAPAAADADAGGNLAGMLGMGMVFVLLTYGGWNEAAYLSGELRNPGRNMSRVLLIGTLVVTGVYLLANLVFLNIFSLDGLRQSSAIGADLMTIVAGPWGGVLLSVLICITAISTLNATILTGSRVYYALGRDVPQLSMLGAWNDRAATPVRALLVQCLITLPLLLFGALSENGVQSMVAYTAPVFWLFMCLTALSLLRLRRRNPDRARPFSVPLYPLLPLLFAASCLGLFWSSTLYAGVGALLGLAILAAGLPLLLLQRPAETVASGSN, from the coding sequence ATGAGCGCTCGCGCAATAACACGCGAACCCGGCCTGTCGGTGATCGACGGCGTCGCCATGCTGGTCGGCGTGGTGATCGGCGTCGGCATCTTCGGCTTTCCGCCACTGGTCGCCCAGCACGCCGACAACACCGTCGTGTACATCGGCCTGTGGCTGGCCGGCGGCCTGGTGATGCTGGTCGGCGCGCTGTGCTACGCCGAGCTGGGCGCCGGCTACCCGGACCGTGGCGGCGAATACCATTACCTCAACCTGGCCTGGGGTCGGCAGGTCAGCCTGCTGTTCGCCTGGGCCCGCGGCACGGTGATCCAGACAGGGGCGATCGCCGTGGTCGCCTTCATCTACGGCGATTACGCCCAGCGTCTGCTGCCGCTCGGTGAATACGGCAGTGCTTGGCACGCCACCCTGGTGGTACTGGCGCTAACCGCCCTCAACGTGCTCGGCACCTATGAGTCCAAACGCCTGCAGGTGCTGTTCACCGGCATCACCCTGCTGGCGCTGGTCACGGTGATTCTCGCTGGCCTGCTGCTGGCCGAACCGGTGGCCGACGTGGCGCCAGCCGCCGCCGATGCCGATGCCGGCGGCAACCTGGCCGGTATGCTCGGCATGGGCATGGTGTTCGTGCTGCTCACTTACGGCGGCTGGAACGAAGCCGCGTACCTGTCCGGCGAATTGCGCAACCCAGGTCGCAACATGAGCCGCGTGCTGCTGATCGGCACCCTGGTGGTGACTGGCGTCTACCTGCTGGCCAACCTGGTGTTCCTCAACATCTTCAGCCTCGACGGCCTACGCCAGTCCAGCGCCATCGGCGCCGACCTGATGACCATCGTCGCCGGGCCCTGGGGCGGCGTGCTGCTCAGCGTGCTGATCTGCATCACCGCGATCAGCACCCTGAACGCCACCATCCTCACCGGCTCGCGGGTCTATTACGCCCTGGGCCGTGACGTGCCGCAGCTGTCGATGCTCGGTGCCTGGAACGATCGCGCCGCCACACCGGTGCGCGCGCTGCTGGTGCAATGCCTGATTACCCTGCCGTTGCTATTGTTCGGCGCCCTGAGCGAGAACGGCGTACAGAGCATGGTCGCCTACACCGCACCAGTGTTCTGGCTGTTCATGTGCCTGACCGCCCTGTCGCTATTGCGCCTGCGTCGCCGGAACCCGGATCGCGCCCGACCATTCAGCGTGCCGCTGTACCCACTGCTGCCCCTGCTGTTCGCCGCCAGCTGCCTGGGGCTGTTCTGGTCGAGCACCCTGTATGCCGGGGTTGGCGCTCTGCTCGGCCTGGCGATCCTGGCCGCCGGCTTGCCACTTCTGTTGCTGCAACGGCCGGCCGAGACAGTGGCGAGCGGTTCGAACTGA
- a CDS encoding 50S ribosomal protein L11 methyltransferase, translating to MTTAAARPLTLCASALALFGLLQSAAQAQTIALDVPYVPTPEPVVARMLEMADVGPDDYVVDLGSGDGRIAISAVKDRGAKAAYGIDLNPQRIEEAEANAEQAGVADKVVFEQGDLFKKDIADADVLTMYLLNTVNMRLRPVILDTLEPGTRVVSHAFSMEDWEPDRSDLVEGARIYLWVVPAKIQGNWTVEREGERFTVDLEQRFQEITGITQHQERLRGRLNGTEVRFEVDGQLYVGQVEGDRIEPIAAEGAVTGWRAQRS from the coding sequence ATGACCACCGCAGCCGCTCGCCCCCTAACCCTGTGCGCTTCTGCGCTGGCCCTGTTCGGCCTGCTGCAATCCGCCGCCCAGGCCCAGACCATCGCCCTTGACGTACCCTATGTGCCGACACCGGAACCGGTGGTGGCGCGCATGCTGGAAATGGCCGATGTCGGCCCCGACGACTACGTGGTGGACCTGGGCTCCGGCGACGGCCGCATCGCCATCTCGGCGGTCAAGGACCGCGGCGCCAAGGCCGCCTACGGTATCGACCTCAACCCGCAGCGCATCGAGGAAGCCGAGGCCAACGCCGAGCAGGCCGGTGTCGCCGACAAGGTGGTGTTCGAGCAGGGCGACCTGTTCAAGAAGGACATCGCCGACGCCGACGTGCTGACCATGTACCTGCTGAACACCGTGAACATGCGCCTGCGCCCGGTCATTCTCGACACCCTCGAGCCCGGCACCCGCGTGGTGTCCCACGCCTTCAGCATGGAGGACTGGGAGCCGGATCGCAGCGACCTGGTCGAAGGCGCGCGCATCTATCTGTGGGTGGTGCCAGCCAAGATCCAGGGCAACTGGACGGTCGAACGCGAGGGCGAACGCTTCACCGTCGATCTTGAGCAGCGCTTTCAGGAAATCACCGGCATCACCCAGCATCAGGAACGCCTGCGTGGGCGCCTGAACGGCACCGAAGTGCGTTTCGAGGTCGACGGCCAGCTGTACGTCGGCCAGGTCGAGGGCGACCGTATCGAACCGATTGCCGCCGAAGGCGCGGTGACCGGCTGGCGAGCACAACGGAGCTAA